The Halocalculus aciditolerans nucleotide sequence GCGCGCGTCCGTCCACCCAGCCATGACCGACCAGTCACGGCCGCTCGCGGACCACGCCGCCATCGTCACCGGTGCCAGCTCCGGCATCGGCGAAGCCACCGCCCACGCGCTCGCCGCCGACGGCGCGAACGTCGTCCTCGCCGCCCGCAGCGAGGACGCACTCGAAGCCATCGCCGACGACATCACCGACGAGTACGCCGTCGACGCCCGCGTCGTCCCCACCGACGTCACCGACGTCGACCAGGTCGAAGCCCTCGTCGACGCCACCGTCGACGAGTTCGGCGGCCTCGACGTCCTCGTCAACAACGCCGGCCTCGGCCGCGGCAGCGACGTCCCCGGCCTCACCGACGAACAGTACGGCCAGATGATGCGCGTGAACTGCGACGGCATGTTCTATACCACGCGCGCCGCCCTCCCCCACCTCACCGAGTCCGAGGGGAACCTCGTCTTCGTCGGGAGCTTCGCCGGCCAGTACCCGCGTCCCTCGAACCCCGTCTACGCCGCGACGAAGTGGTGGACGCGCGGGTTCGCCCACTCCGTCGAAGCCGCCCACGGCGACGACGGCGTCGCCGTCACCGTCGTCAACCCCAGCGAGGTCAGAACGAAGTTCGGGAGCGAGGACGGCACCGCCTTCGACGAAGCCTTCGAACCCGGCGACGTCAGTGAGCCAGAGGAGGTCGCCGACGCCATCGCCTTCGCCGCCCGACAGACCGCCCCCACCACGACGAGCGAAATCGACGTCTACCGCCGCGACAAGTTCAGCGGCTTCTAGAAGAACTCAGGGAGGTTTACGCGACTTCAGGCGGCTTCAGACAGCTTCGAATCGGTCTGTCCCCACAGCTACATGAAGTTGCCGAGCCCGGTCTGGGTCTGTCCGCTCCGCACTTCCTCCCAAGAGACCCCGAGGGCTTCGATGACGCGTTCGATGGGGCCTTTCAGGGTCTTGTCGAGCATCTTGTCCCAGTCGATTTCGAACGCGTCGGGGAGCTGGTCGGCGTACTCGTAGCAGATGACGTCGGGGTCGCGTTTGAACTCGAGGTAGAGCGGGTCCTCCTGGAGCTCCGGGCGTTCGTCTTCGACGCGCCGCCAGAACTCGGGGTGGACCTTCTTCAGGTAGAGGCGCTTCGGCTTCGACCCGCGCTGGAAGTTCGTGCCGAGGAGGAGGTTCGCGTACTTCGCGCCGCGGACCTGCGCGGTGTCCGTATCGTAGTTGTCGAGGCGCTTCCCGATACCCCCCGGAATACCGACGTCGTCGAGGTCGACGTCCCCGGACTGGAAGCGCTCGATGACGTCGTGCACGTACTCCTTCACGTTCTCCGTGTCCTCGCCGTGTACGATTTTCTCGATGACCTCCTTCTGGACTTCCTTCGTGATCGGCGCGATGTCCGAGCGCTTGTACTCGAAGCCAGTGATGTCGATGTCGTCGACGTCCTTCCCCTCCTTCCAGACGATGTGGCCCGCGTAGCGCTTCTTCTTCCCCGCCTGGAAGAACCGCCGGTAGAGTTTCTCTAACTCGATCTGGAAGCGGTGGTCGTCGGCGTTGAGCTCCTCTTTCGCGAACGCGTCGTAGCGGCCGTTGATGTGCTCCTCGATGTCGAAGGACGTCTCGATGGCCTCCTCCTTCGAAAAGTCGTGTCCGAGTTCCAACATGACGGAGTCCGTATCGCCGTAGGCGACCTCGTGGCCGACCTCGTTGGCGGCGGTCTCGGTGAACTGGATGACGTCGCGGCCGGTGGCGGTGACGGCGGCACCCATCTCCTTGTCGTAGAGGCGGAACCGCTCCCAGCCGAGCACGCCGTACAGCGAGTTCATGATGACCTTCACTGCGGCTTGCTGGCGGTCGTAGCGCTCGTAGGCCTGACTGCCGGGAGCGTTCTCGTTCCGCAGGCTCTTCTTCTCCTCGCGCTCGCTGAGCGTCTCGTCGATGATCTCGCGGATGATGCCCGCCGGCTCCTGCCGGAAGTGCGTGCCGTTCGGCGCGCGGAAGGTGTCGCCGTCGTAGGCGTCGGGGTCGACCTTCGTCTCCGGCGACGCGTTGATGGTCACCATGCACATCGGGTAGAGGCTCTTCAGGTCGAGCACGGTGACGTTCTCCTTGACGCCGGTAATCGGTTCGAAGACCGCACCGCCCTCGTAGTCCTCCGACTCCTGTTGGCCCTTCGAGGGGAGGACGAAGTGGCCGAAGGCCTTGTGGAGGACGTACATGTCGACGGCGTCGCCCGGGGTCGTCGCGTCTTCGAGCTTGCAGCCGACGAAGGACGCGACCTCCTCCCAGAACGGGATGACTTCCTGTTTCTCGTCGATTTCGACGCAGAGTTCGACGTCGCGAACGTTGTACTCGAGGAGTCGTGTCGGGTCGTCCTCCCAGAGGTCGCCGATGTCACCGGTGTATCGTTCTTTCCCGACGCCGAGTTCGGTCTCGGCGACGGCGTCCAATCGGTAGGAGTCGAGCTCGGAGAACTGCGTGCGCTGGTAGGCGTAGAGGAGGTCGAAGACCACGCGGCCCTTCACGTTCGGGCCGCCCCAGCCGCCCGTCCAGACCTCCTCGACTCGCGAGAGCCGGTCGTAGTCGAGGCCGAGGACGTCGAGGCGGTCGATGAAGTAGGGCGCGTCGAAGTCCTCGAAGTTCCAGCCAGTGAGGACGTCCGGGTCCGTCTCCTGGATGTAGTCGACGAAGGCTTCGAGCATGGCTTCCTCCTCGTCGAAGACGCGGACGTCGACGGTGGCGTCGGCGCTCTCGTCGAGGAGCGCGTAGTCCACGAGCTCCTCGGGGGGTTCGGTGTCGCCGGCGGGGGCGTCGAAGAGCCACGCGACGTACTCGTCGCGGTAGGAGTCGTGGCTCGTGAGGCAGACGATGGGCTCCTCGCCGTCTTCGGGGAAGCCGTTGCGGTCGTCGACTTCGATGTCGAAGGTGTTGACGCGGAGGTTCGCCTCGGCTTCGACGGCTTCGAGCTCTTCGTGGTGGACGACGAGCGCGCCGTCGTCGTCGCGGCGCTCGGGGACGCGGACGCCGCTGTTGATGTCCTTGTCGATGAGGAGGCGGTTCGGGAAGAGGATGTCCGCCTCGTAGTGGTCGAACTCGTCGCGGATGTTCCCGACGTCGCGCGGCGTGCGGCCGTAGATGCGCGTGAGGGCCTCGCCGCGGATGGACTCGTAGCCCTCCTCGGTCCCGGTGATGACGTTCTTCGCGAGTTTCTCCTCGGTGAGGGAGTCGGTGGGTGCGTAGAAGTACGGGCGGAACCCGATGACTTTGACGTGTTCGGGGGTGTCGTCGGCGCGCCGGCCGAAGACGTGGACGACGGGGCGTTCGCGTTCGTCGTAGCCCTCGACGGTGTAGTCGACCTGGGTGACGGCGAGGTCGAGCGTCGAATCGATCTCGGGGAGCGCGCCGGCGTCGGCGTCCAGGACCTCGCTGACGTCCGGGGTCTCGTCCCCGGCGACCGCCGCCGCCTCCTGGTCGGGGCGGTCCGTGAAGTCCGTGAGGCTGGTGTTCGGCATTACCAGTGCCTCAGTCCTCCCGGGCAAAAAGCCCGCGCATCCCGCGAGAGTGAAGCGAAGTCCGACTGGGGGAAACCCTCTTATACTTGGTAACACGTAGCACAATTCGAGGTGTCAGAAGTGTCCGACCGCGCAACGGCAGACGACGAAGCGAGCCGGAACAACGTGGCCCAACTCCCGGAGGCCGACGATGCCCCGGACGTCGAGGCCTACGAGACGGAAGGAGGCGTCGTACTCTATGACGCGGACAACCCGCTCGCCTGGCTCAAGGCGAGCAACGCCGTCGCGCTGGTCGAAAGCCGATAGTAACGCCTAACTACCGCGCCATCCGCTTTTCTCGCGTGCCGTCCCCGCTCGACATCCTCGACCAGTCGCCGAGCGACGACGAGGACGAATCCGACCCCGACCAGCCGGGGCTCGCCGACATCGACCCCGTGATTCGTCGCGCGTTCGTCAAGCTCGTCCTCGTCATCAACGTCGGCGCGCTCGCCGCCGCGCTCGGCGTCCTCTTCCTCGTGTTCCGCGGGAACTACGTCTACGCCGCCGCCATCGGCGTCCCCGGGTTCGCGCTCCTCGCCTACGCCGCCTACGAGTACCGACGCGTCACCGACTACCGCGACGACCGGGACTAACGCGACACCCCTAACTCCGCGAACCACGAAGAACGGGTATGCAGACGGTCGAGGCCGCCGACGGGACGACCTACGTGCTGGAGAAGCGCTCCGGGGAGAGCAGTCGCGTCCGCGACCCCCGAACCGGCGAGACGACGACCCTCCCGAACGATTCGCTGGACTTCTCGGCGACCGACGACCCCCTCGAAGCCGCCGCCGACGCCGTCGACGCCGACGTCCGCGCCGTCCTCGCCGCCGCCGGGAACGACCGCGCGCTCGGCCTCCTCGTCACCCTCCACCACCAGGGCCCGACGGGCGTCCGCCGCCTCCTCGACGAGACGACGTGCTGTGAGAGCGACCTCCTCGGCCTCGTCACCGGCC carries:
- a CDS encoding SDR family oxidoreductase translates to MTDQSRPLADHAAIVTGASSGIGEATAHALAADGANVVLAARSEDALEAIADDITDEYAVDARVVPTDVTDVDQVEALVDATVDEFGGLDVLVNNAGLGRGSDVPGLTDEQYGQMMRVNCDGMFYTTRAALPHLTESEGNLVFVGSFAGQYPRPSNPVYAATKWWTRGFAHSVEAAHGDDGVAVTVVNPSEVRTKFGSEDGTAFDEAFEPGDVSEPEEVADAIAFAARQTAPTTTSEIDVYRRDKFSGF
- a CDS encoding DNA-directed DNA polymerase — its product is MPNTSLTDFTDRPDQEAAAVAGDETPDVSEVLDADAGALPEIDSTLDLAVTQVDYTVEGYDERERPVVHVFGRRADDTPEHVKVIGFRPYFYAPTDSLTEEKLAKNVITGTEEGYESIRGEALTRIYGRTPRDVGNIRDEFDHYEADILFPNRLLIDKDINSGVRVPERRDDDGALVVHHEELEAVEAEANLRVNTFDIEVDDRNGFPEDGEEPIVCLTSHDSYRDEYVAWLFDAPAGDTEPPEELVDYALLDESADATVDVRVFDEEEAMLEAFVDYIQETDPDVLTGWNFEDFDAPYFIDRLDVLGLDYDRLSRVEEVWTGGWGGPNVKGRVVFDLLYAYQRTQFSELDSYRLDAVAETELGVGKERYTGDIGDLWEDDPTRLLEYNVRDVELCVEIDEKQEVIPFWEEVASFVGCKLEDATTPGDAVDMYVLHKAFGHFVLPSKGQQESEDYEGGAVFEPITGVKENVTVLDLKSLYPMCMVTINASPETKVDPDAYDGDTFRAPNGTHFRQEPAGIIREIIDETLSEREEKKSLRNENAPGSQAYERYDRQQAAVKVIMNSLYGVLGWERFRLYDKEMGAAVTATGRDVIQFTETAANEVGHEVAYGDTDSVMLELGHDFSKEEAIETSFDIEEHINGRYDAFAKEELNADDHRFQIELEKLYRRFFQAGKKKRYAGHIVWKEGKDVDDIDITGFEYKRSDIAPITKEVQKEVIEKIVHGEDTENVKEYVHDVIERFQSGDVDLDDVGIPGGIGKRLDNYDTDTAQVRGAKYANLLLGTNFQRGSKPKRLYLKKVHPEFWRRVEDERPELQEDPLYLEFKRDPDVICYEYADQLPDAFEIDWDKMLDKTLKGPIERVIEALGVSWEEVRSGQTQTGLGNFM
- a CDS encoding DUF7331 family protein, with amino-acid sequence MSDRATADDEASRNNVAQLPEADDAPDVEAYETEGGVVLYDADNPLAWLKASNAVALVESR
- a CDS encoding DUF7322 domain-containing protein, with amino-acid sequence MPSPLDILDQSPSDDEDESDPDQPGLADIDPVIRRAFVKLVLVINVGALAAALGVLFLVFRGNYVYAAAIGVPGFALLAYAAYEYRRVTDYRDDRD
- a CDS encoding DUF7346 family protein, whose protein sequence is MQTVEAADGTTYVLEKRSGESSRVRDPRTGETTTLPNDSLDFSATDDPLEAAADAVDADVRAVLAAAGNDRALGLLVTLHHQGPTGVRRLLDETTCCESDLLGLVTGLRAAGLLTPADTETGEGYALTEQGERGVENLLAVDGER